The Terriglobales bacterium DNA window GACATCCTTTTCACCTTCGGGGTCCTGCTGTTTCTGTGGTTATGTTGGGAAGCGCGAGACGTGCTCATGCTGGTCTACGCCAGCGTGTTGTTCGCGGTGGTGCTGAATCCAGCCATCGAAGGCATCCGCCGCATCCACATAGGCCACTGGTGGCCTGACCGCATCACCGCCATTCTCATCATCATCGTTGGCGTGTTGATCATCTTCGTCCTGCTGGCGATTTTCGCCATTCCTCCTGTGCTTCGTGACCTGGAGACTTTCTCCGCTGCCTTTCCTCAGCGCATGGCCGGCGTAACTGAACGTATTCGCCAACTCCCCCTGATGCAGACGTTCGATGCGGCGGCGTTTGAGGATCGCATTGCCGCGTCCCTCGGCACCCCCGTGGAGATCCTCAAGAATATGGCCGGCCTGCTGATTGCCCTTTTCAGTTGGGCAATCCTGACTGCTTACTTCATCCTGGACGGGGAACGCACCTTTTACTGGTTCCTGTCTTTTTTTCACGAACCGCGACGCGGACGAGTGCGCTCCATCGCACTGCGGGCGCAGCGCCGGATTCGTCATTGGCTGGTGGGGCAGGGCTTGCTGATGCTGCTGCTGGGTGTAACCAGCGGAC harbors:
- a CDS encoding AI-2E family transporter; the protein is MASEEKPAGLGFRTHRSDILFTFGVLLFLWLCWEARDVLMLVYASVLFAVVLNPAIEGIRRIHIGHWWPDRITAILIIIVGVLIIFVLLAIFAIPPVLRDLETFSAAFPQRMAGVTERIRQLPLMQTFDAAAFEDRIAASLGTPVEILKNMAGLLIALFSWAILTAYFILDGERTFYWFLSFFHEPRRGRVRSIALRAQRRIRHWLVGQGLLMLLLGVTSG